The following are encoded in a window of Ruminiclostridium herbifermentans genomic DNA:
- a CDS encoding YcxB family protein — MKKEISTKILCNDNDVKQAIIYIINHVKKSWKLFLIPSVVIVGILIYGIKNGFESYLYFILLLCIALDIIFYIIFYKMPISSYINFYRKRQEATYIFSELGVQLADKSEKSYDWDLFINAYETPTAFILSDVKMNYYIFPRRCFENISDIEILINLLSKKVANFRKI, encoded by the coding sequence ATGAAAAAGGAAATTAGTACAAAAATATTATGTAATGATAATGATGTAAAGCAAGCCATAATTTATATAATTAATCATGTAAAAAAGAGTTGGAAATTATTTTTAATTCCTTCTGTAGTCATTGTTGGAATATTGATATATGGAATAAAAAATGGATTTGAAAGTTATCTTTATTTTATATTATTACTTTGTATTGCCTTAGATATTATATTTTATATTATTTTTTATAAAATGCCTATCAGCAGTTATATTAATTTTTATAGGAAAAGACAAGAGGCAACTTATATCTTTTCTGAATTAGGTGTACAGCTTGCTGATAAAAGTGAGAAAAGTTATGATTGGGATTTATTTATAAATGCGTATGAAACACCAACTGCATTTATATTATCTGATGTGAAAATGAACTACTACATTTTTCCTCGAAGGTGTTTTGAAAATATATCGGATATAGAAATTTTAATAAATTTATTGTCAAAAAAAGTAGCGAATTTTAGGAAAATATAA
- a CDS encoding putative bifunctional diguanylate cyclase/phosphodiesterase, whose amino-acid sequence MPNRTEDNFLNRYFEKKERSLESGKYMSFFKIVTFIICLLIYISILVIETRDISETVTGILAQFQVMISVYLVVSAVKNGYIIGVSINIIQFLLVAINVFSRGNVRSAPGMILPICTIITITIIYVFSKRLNQKYEEIKEQKEELVTLYEELAVTESELFNQNKQLLEYNQDMKENEEKLNYLAFFDVLTELPNRKMIINRLDILITLSMEKMMKFAMIFIDLDNFKRINDSMGHHAGDVLLQEVALRLKAAIHPDDMLGRLGGDEFALIIQRQLEEDEILEYLENLRKEILKKFYIENTEITISASFGISVYPRDGDNSTDLLKCSDTAMYKVKEDGKNGVQFFNKEMKDRIFMRMELEKRLHASIENNELYLLYQPQYTSDTKKLRGFETLVRWNSPELGAVSPVTFIPVAEETKFINTMGRWILKTACTKFKELQDKYHFNAVLSVNISAVQIMEPSFVQMIKSVLEETGVRPYNLEIEITESIFISSMDYVIGVLNELKEIGINIALDDFGTGYSSLSYLQLLPIDTLKIDKVFIDSIVGKGIDRHIVGPIISLVHQMDISVVAEGVENSIQLEYLKEHNCDCIQGYIWGKPLNEEDLNKLLYQLTFGEAEDSILRESISEAI is encoded by the coding sequence ATGCCGAATAGAACAGAAGATAATTTTTTGAATAGATATTTTGAGAAAAAAGAACGATCATTAGAGAGCGGTAAATATATGTCTTTTTTTAAAATAGTAACATTTATTATTTGCTTGCTAATTTATATATCTATATTAGTAATAGAAACACGTGATATATCAGAAACTGTTACTGGTATTCTTGCGCAATTTCAAGTAATGATATCGGTTTATTTAGTTGTTAGTGCAGTAAAAAATGGATATATTATTGGTGTTTCTATTAATATTATTCAATTCCTTTTGGTTGCTATAAATGTATTTTCTAGGGGGAATGTAAGGTCAGCCCCTGGTATGATACTTCCTATTTGTACTATTATAACCATAACAATCATTTATGTTTTTAGTAAACGCCTTAATCAAAAGTATGAAGAGATAAAAGAACAAAAGGAAGAACTTGTTACTCTTTATGAAGAACTTGCAGTAACAGAGAGTGAATTATTTAATCAGAACAAACAGTTGCTTGAATACAATCAAGATATGAAGGAAAACGAGGAGAAACTTAATTATCTTGCTTTTTTTGATGTATTAACTGAACTTCCAAATCGTAAAATGATTATAAACCGATTAGATATATTAATTACTTTATCTATGGAAAAAATGATGAAATTCGCAATGATTTTTATTGATTTAGATAATTTTAAAAGAATTAATGATTCAATGGGTCATCATGCAGGGGATGTATTACTACAAGAAGTTGCATTAAGGCTAAAAGCTGCTATTCATCCAGACGATATGTTAGGTCGTTTAGGTGGAGATGAATTTGCATTAATAATTCAAAGACAATTAGAAGAAGATGAAATATTAGAATATCTTGAAAACCTGAGAAAAGAGATTTTAAAAAAGTTTTACATAGAAAATACTGAGATAACAATAAGTGCAAGTTTTGGTATATCTGTTTACCCCAGAGATGGTGATAATTCCACAGATCTTCTTAAATGCTCTGATACAGCAATGTATAAAGTTAAAGAGGATGGAAAAAATGGGGTTCAGTTCTTCAATAAAGAGATGAAGGACAGAATATTTATGAGGATGGAACTGGAAAAAAGATTGCATGCATCTATTGAAAACAATGAACTCTATCTTTTATATCAGCCTCAATACACATCTGATACAAAGAAGCTTAGGGGGTTTGAAACACTAGTAAGATGGAATTCACCAGAATTAGGGGCTGTCAGCCCAGTTACGTTTATACCTGTAGCAGAAGAAACGAAATTTATAAATACTATGGGAAGATGGATTCTTAAAACAGCATGTACTAAATTTAAGGAATTGCAAGATAAATATCATTTTAATGCGGTTTTATCTGTTAATATTTCAGCTGTACAAATAATGGAGCCTTCATTTGTTCAAATGATAAAAAGTGTACTTGAAGAGACAGGAGTCCGTCCATATAATCTTGAAATAGAAATTACTGAGTCAATTTTTATTTCATCTATGGATTATGTAATTGGTGTTCTAAATGAATTAAAAGAAATTGGAATTAATATAGCACTAGATGACTTTGGTACTGGATATTCATCATTAAGTTATCTTCAGTTGCTTCCAATAGATACTTTAAAAATTGACAAGGTATTTATTGACAGTATTGTAGGAAAGGGAATAGATAGACACATTGTAGGACCTATTATTTCATTGGTTCATCAAATGGATATTTCTGTTGTTGCCGAGGGTGTTGAGAATTCAATACAATTAGAATATTTAAAAGAGCACAACTGTGACTGTATTCAAGGTTATATATGGGGAAAGCCGCTTAATGAAGAAGACCTAAATAAGTTGCTATATCAATTAACTTTTGGAGAAGCAGAAGATAGCATCTTGAGAGAATCTATAAGCGAAGCAATTTAA